The following coding sequences lie in one Miscanthus floridulus cultivar M001 chromosome 9, ASM1932011v1, whole genome shotgun sequence genomic window:
- the LOC136480314 gene encoding uncharacterized protein yields MGGDEDVMANYLPVMLNQSVNNWLHSLQENSIYSWDDLKKVFTDNYMATCEQPSTKYDLEKLHQSFKESLRDFIRRFSETRNSIPNITNAEAIAAFTKGLRHEQLCSKLYRKRPTTIGKLIQMVNGYANAKEAERAARSTHHEDRCYDDHNHCSDDCHDDHDRCHDDRNP; encoded by the coding sequence ATGGGCGGAGATGAGGACGTCATGGCAAACTACCTTCCTGTCATGCTTAACCAGTCTGTAAATAATTGGCTCCATAGCTTGCAGGAGAACTCCATCTATtcttgggatgacctcaagaaagtcttcaccgacaactacatggctacatgcgaGCAGCCTAGCACCAAGTATGACTTGGAAAAGCTTCATCAGTCCTTCAAGGAATCTCTGCGTGACTTCATTAGGCGCTTCTCGGAGACAAGAAACTCCATCCCCAACATCACCAATGCTGAGGCCATCGCTgccttcaccaaagggctccgaCATGAGCAGCTTTGCAGCAAGCTATACCGCAAGAGGCCCACCACCATCGGCAAGCTGATACAAATGGTGAACGGATACGCCAATGCCAAAGAAGCCGAACGGGCTGCCCGCTCCACTCATCACGAAGACAGATGTTACGACGATCACAATCACTGCAGCGATGACTGTCATGATGATCATGATCGCTGTCATGATGATCGCAACCCCTAG